Within the Pseudoxanthomonas sp. YR558 genome, the region CCAGACCGATGACGTGATGGCGCACGACGACCCGCGCCAACCGCTATGACGACGGTCGGCATCCTGGGTGGTGGCCAACTGGCACGCATGCTCGCGCTGTCGGGCGCGCCGCTGGGCCTGCGCTTCCTCGTGATGGACACCGCGCCGGATGCCTGCGCGGGTCAGTTCGCGCCACTGCTCGTCGGGGACTACCGCGATGAAGCCGCGCTGGCCGAATTCGCGTCGAAGGTCGACGTGGCCACCTTCGATTTCGAGAACGTGCCGGCGGAAAGCGCGGAATGGCTCGCGCAGCGCGTCCCGGTGTTCCCCAATCCACGCGCGCTCGCCGTCGCACAGGACCGGCTGGTCGAAAAGACGCTGTTCCGCGAGTTGGGCATCCCGGTGGGCGCGTTCGCCGATGTCGCTTCGTACGAACAACTGCGTGAGGAAGTGGAGCGTCTCGGTGGCGCCTGCATCCTCAAGACGCGTCGGCTGGGTTACGACGGCAAGGGCCAGTTCCGCCTGCGTTCCGTCGGCGATGTCGATGCCGCCTGGGAAGCATTGGGTACGCAGGCGGAAACGGTGGGCCTGATCGTGGAGGCCTTCATTCCGTTCGAGCGCGAGCTATCGGTGGTGGCGGTGCGTGGCCGCGATGGCGAATTCCGCACGTGGCCGCTCACCGAGAACTGGCATGTCGATGGTGTGTTGTCGGCCAGCCTGGCGCCCGCGCGCATCGATGAGGCGCTGGCGCACGCTGCCCGCGAACATGCGCGCAAGCTCGCTGAAGCATTGGACTATGTCGGCGTATTCGCACTGGAGCTCTTCCATCGCGATGGCCAATGGTTGGCCAACGAGATGGCGCCGCGCGTGCACAATTCGGGGCACTGGACGATCGAAGGTGCGGAAACGTCGCAGTTCCAGAACCACCTGCGTGCCGTGCTCGGCCTGCCGCTCGGCGACACGCGCGTGCTGGGGCACGCGTGCATGTTGAACTGGATCGGCGAGATGCCTGCCGCCGCGCCGGTGCTGCAGGAAGCCGGCGGTCACTGGCATGACTACGGCAAGGAATCGCGTGGTGGGCGCAAGGTGGGACACGCCACCGTCCGCGCCGACGACGCGGAAGCGCTCGCGCATGCGCTGGCGCGCATCGGCGTCGGTCTGGCGCGCCAGGCGCAGGTCGCCCCCGTCATCGCGCGCCTTACCGACTGACATCGGCCGCCATCGCCGGAACGAAGAACGGCCGGATCATCCGGCCGTTCTTCATTGCGCGTGGCTACGCGTCAGCGGCAGCGGCCGAAGCGGTCCGGCGATGCGCCCGGTCCACCCTTCGGGCCGGGCGGATTCTCCCAGTTCGTGCCGCGACCGCCACGCGGGCCCGGCGGATTGTTGTCCAGGTCGAACCAGCAACGTTTGGCCTGGTTCCACAGGCCGTAGCGCGGGTGCCAGTAGCCGTACTGGGGATTGAAGTAGTACCCGTTCTTGACCACGACGAACTCGTAGCGCTTGCCGCCGTGTCGATACCAGCGGCGGTCTGGCGATGTGCCCGGGCCGCCCTTCCAGCCTGGCGGATTCTCCCAGTTGGTGCCGCGGCCGCCGATGGGGCCGGGTGGGTTGTTGTCGCGGTCCCGTGGCGCGGCGTCGGCGTTCGCCGACATCGCCAGCAGGACGGTGAGCAGGGATCCAGCCAATCCGTAACGCAATGCCATGGTGTTCTCCTCGGGGTGGGACCACGCCCCCGGGAACGCCTGCATGCTTGCGGTTGTTGACGTGCTGCCGGACTGCATTCATCAGCCAGCCAGTGTCGCGAAAAGAAAACGGCCGGGTTTCTCCGGCCGTTCGAACGTGCGGTGCCTGTGCGCGATCAGCGCAGGTTGCCGGCCACGAAGTCCCAGTTGACCAGGGCCCAGAACGACTCGACGTACTTCGGACGTGCGTTGCGATAGTCGATGTAGTAGGCGTGTTCCCACACGTCGATGGTCAGCAGCGGCTTGTCTTCGCCGGTCAGCGGAGTGGCGGCGTTGGAGGTGCTGGCCAACGCCAACGAACCGTCCGGACGCTGCACCAGCCAGCCCCAGCCGGAACCGAAGGTGCCGATGGCGGTCTTGGTGAATTCTTCCTTGAACTTGGCGAAGTCGCCGAAGGTCTTGTTGATCAGCTCGGCCAGCTTGCCGGTCGGCTCACCGCCACCGTTGGGCTTGAGGCAGTTCCAGTAGAAGGTGTGGTTCCAGACCTGCGCGGCATTGTTGAACATGCCGCCCTGCGCCTTGCGCACGATTTCTTCCAGCGACGCATCGGCCAGCTCGGTGCCTTCGATCAGCTTGTTGAGGTTGTCCACGTAGGTCTTGTGGTGCTTGCCGTAGTGGAAGTCGATGGTCTCGCCGGAGATGTGCGGCTCCAGGGCGGTGCGGTCGTAGGGCAGGGGGGGCAGTTCGATGGCCATGGCTCGGTTCCTTACGCTAGGCGGGTCAAAGGGCATGCCGGGCATCGTCGGGGCGATGCGAAGGCTTACAATGGGCAATCCGCCGGCGAGGCCTGCGGAGCGGACCGAAAGTGTACCCGACGGTGGTTGCCAAACCGTCAAGGAAGGAGAAATCAGCATGCCGGTGATGGAACGCATCCAGGCCGAAGTGGATGGCCACCCGATCGTCCTTTTCATGAAGGGCACGCCGCAGTTCCCGATGTGCGGCTTCTCCAGTCGTGCGATGCAGGCGTTGCGCGAAGCGGGCGCCGAACATCTCTACACGATCAACGTGTTGGAAGAGCCCGAGATCCGCGCCAACCTGCCGCGCTTCTCGAACTGGCCCACGTTCCCGCAACTTTTCATCAACGGCGAGCTGATCGGCGGCTGCGACATCACGCTCGAACTGCACGAGTCCGGCGAACTCCAGCGCATCGTCGCCGAGGCCCTGTCGCCGTGAGCCTGATCGGATTGCCCACCCGCGCGCCGCGCGCACTGGACCAGCGCGTCATCCTGGTCAGTGGTGCGCACGGCGGGCTGGGTAGCGCGGCGGCTGTCGCGTGCGCGCAGGCGGGCGCGACTGTGGTGCTGCTGGGCCGCAAGGTGCCGAAATTGAATCGTGTCTACGACGCGGTCGCGCAGGCCGGCGCGGAGCCGTTGCTGTATCCGCTGGACCTGGAAGGCGCCACGCCCGACGACTATGCGGAACTGGCCGATCGGTTGCGTGCCGAACTGGGTCGCCTCGATGGCGTGCTGCACTGTGCTGTCGAGTTCAAGGGGCTGACGCCGCTGGAACACACCGATCCTGCGGCGTTCGCGCGGGTCGTGCACATCAACCTGACGGCGCCATGGTGGCTTTCGCAGGCCTGCCTGCCGCTGCTGCGACAGTCGCAGGACGCAGCGCTCGTGTTCGCGCTGGACGACCTCGAGCGTGTACGCCAGCCCTACTGGGGCGCCTACGGTATCGCCGAGCATGGACTCGCCGCGATGGTGGGCATGCTGCACGCGGAGCTGGCCTCGTCGTCGGTGCGTGTTTCCGCGTTGCAGCCGGGCCCGATGCGTACCGGCCTACGGTCGCGCGCCTATGCGGACGACACCGATCTGCAGGCGCGTGAGGCGGCCGACTACGCCGGCGCCTGTGTCACGCTGCTGTCATCTGCTGGCGCCGCCCACCGCGGGCAGGTCTGGAAAGTGCGCGCATGACCATCCTGTCGGCGGCGATGCTGCTGTTCCTGATCCTGGATCCGCTGGGCAACATCCCGGTGTTCCTCAGCGTGTTGAAGCCGCTGCCGACGCGCCGGCAGCGCATCGTGGTGGTCCGGGAACTCCTCATCGCGCTGGCGGTGTTGATGCTGTTCCTATGGTGCGGCAAGTACGCGTTGGAACTGATGCACCTGCGCCAGGAATCCGTGGCTATCGCCGGCGGCATCGTGCTGTTCCTGATCGGCGTGAGGATGATCTTCCCGCGCCCCGAGGGCCTCATGGGCGAAACCCCGGGCGGCGAACCCTTCATCGTGCCGCTGGCCATCCCCCTCGTCGCTGGCCCATCTGGCATGGCGGCCGTGATGCTGATGGGCAGTTCCGAGCCCGACCGGCTGGGCGACTGGAGCCTGGCTCTGCTGATCGCCTGGGCCGCGACGGCCGCGATCCTGATTTCCGCCACCGTGCTGTACAAGTGGCTGGGTCGCAGTGTACTGACCGCGATCGAGCGGCTAATGGGCATGCTTCTTGTCGCCATCTCCGTCCAGATGGTGCTGGACGGGGTGGGGACCTACCTCAAGCTGACGCCGCCCAACATCTGATCTGGAAGGCCGCACGTCGGCCCGAACGCGCGTCTCTGGCTGTCATGTTGCACCGCGGAAGATTGTCATGCCGCGGTCACAAAATGGTCCTATCGTGTTAACCTGTTATTAACCTCCGCGGACGCCGCGTGGGCCATGGGAACCCCTAGCACGCCCTCTTGAACCGACCTTACCGGCCGGTTCCGCACGTCTTGTCAGCCGCTTCGCCACATCACTCCCGTACCTGAGGTTTATCCGATGAACCAATCCCGTCGTCTTCGCATGTCCAAGCTCAGCCTTGGCCTCGTTGCCGCACTTGCCGCCGCGCCTGCCTTTGCGCAGAGCACCTCGGCGGGTGTGGGTGGCCTGGTCACCGACAATGGCGGCCAGCCCGTCGTCGGCGCCGAGGTGACCATCACCCACGTCGAATCCGGTACGGTCAGCCGCGCCACCACGGACGCGAGCGGCCGTTACACCGCGCGCGGCCTGCGCGTCGGTGGTCCCTACCAGGTGACCATCACCAAGTCGGGCTCGGGCACCAAGACCGAAGACAATGTGTTCCTGACGCTGAACCAGGTGAACACCGTCAACGCCGCCCTGACCGGCGACCTGACCACCCTGGAAACCGTGACCGCCGTGGGCTTTGCCGGTGGCTCGGAAGTGTTCAGCGCCACCAAGATGGGCTCGGGCACCAGCGTCGACCGCGTCACCATCGAGAACCTGCCGTCCGTGAACGGCAACATCCAGGACTACATGCGCCTGGATCCGCGCGTGACCTTCAGCGACCGCGCGTCGGGCAGCATCACCGCCGGCGGCCAGAACCCGCGCTTCAACAAGATCACCATCGACGGCGTGTCGGCCAGCGACACCTTCGGCCTGGAAGGCAACAACATGCCGACGCAGCGCCAGCCGGTGTCGATGGAGGCCATCGAGGCCATCGACATCAACCTGTCGAACTACGACGTGACCATGTCCGGTGCAGCCGGCGCGAACGTCAATGCCGTGACCAAGTCCGGCACGAACGAATTCCACGGTTCGGTGTACGGCACCTACCGTGACGGCGACTGGTTCGGTGATTACCCCGCACGCGTGGCGGGCGCCACCATCGACGTCACCGGCCTGCCCTTCGACGAATACGACGACGAGAAGACCTGGGGCATCACGCTGGGTGGCCCGATCATCAAGGACAAGCTGTTCTTCTTCGCCAACTACGAGAAGTTCAAGCAGACCAACATCGGTCCGGCCGGCAAGACCCTGGGCACCAACCCGCTGTCCTCGGGTGGCGCGGACTTCGACGCCGCCGACGTGGCCGAAGTGCAGCGTATCGCGCGCGATGTGTGGGGTTTCGACGCGGGCGACCTGAGCGGCGGTGGCGACACCGAGCTGGAAGAGTACGCATTGAAGCTGGACTGGAACATCAGCGATGCGCACCGCGCCAGCCTGCGCTACAGCAAGCTGGAGCAGAACCGCATCCGTCCTGAAGCGTCCACCGCCAGCGTGCTGGCCCTGAGCTCGAACTGGTTCAACCACGTCAAGACCGTGGAAAGCTACGTCGGCCAGCTGTTCAGTGACTGGTCCGAGACGTTCTCGACCGAGTTCAAGGTGTCTTACCGCGACTACTCCGCCGTCCGCGTCAGCCCGACCAACGCGCCGACCATCCAGGTCTACTTCGACGACGGCATCACGACCAACGGCAACAACAACCCGATCGGCACCAACAGCAACAGCTTCGCCGGCCTCGACGCGATCCGCCTGGGCACCGAGCGCAGCTCGCCCGGCAATGCGCTGCTGACCGAGACCTGGAATTACTTCGGTGCGGCCACCTGGACCCTGGGCGACCACGACCTGAAGTTCGGCGCCGAGTACAGCGAGAACGAGATCTACAACTTCTTCCTGCAGGACTCGTGGGGCAACTACAGCTTCTACGTGCCGCTGGTGAATGGCGCTTCGGATTTCAGCAACCTGATCAATGGTCGCTACTTCGACTACGACCTGCAGACCAACCCGACCGATCCGGATGCGATCGCCGCGCGTTACAAGAACAAGTCGCTCGGCTTCTTCGTGCAGGACACCTGGTACGTCACGCCTAACCTGACGCTGACCCTGGGCGTGCGCGCCGACAAGCCGGAAGCCAGCCCGAACCCGCCGTTCAACGAGTGCTTCGCCGCCGCTCCCGGCACCGCGAACGCCGCGTGCACCGGCGGTACCTACACGGGCGGTTTCGGCATCGCCAACAACAACACCTATAACGGCGACTACATCATCCAGCCGCGCTTCGGCTTCAACTACACGTTCGACTGGGAGCGTCCGGCCCAGCTGCGCGGTGGCGTGGGTCTGTTCCAGGGCGACGCGCCGCAGGTGTGGGTGGGCAATGCCTACAGCAGCACGGGCATGAACTACATTTCCTACCAGAACTACACCAACCCGACGCTGGTGCCGTTCAGCCCCGATGGCCTGAACCAGAACGTGCCCGCGGGCGGCGCCGGCGTACGCAACGTGAACGCGATCAGCGACGACTTCGAGCTGCCGTCGGTGTGGAAGGCCAACCTGGCCATCGATGTCGAGACTCCGTGGAACGGCGTCGTCGCGTCGGCCGAACTGCTGCTGACCGACGTCAAGAACGGCCTGTTCTACCGCACGCTCAACGTGGGTCCGGGCTACATCGGTCCCGATGGTCGCGTGCTGTACTGGAACCCGAACAGCGCTCGCCCGTTCGGCAACACCAGCGCCGGCACCGGTGCGCTGGCACCCAATGGTGCGCGCACCGGCCGCAATACGTACTTCGGTGACGTGTTCCTGCTCGAGAACACCAACAAGGGCAAGGGCCAGCAGCTGACGGTCTCGCTGACCAAGCCCTTCTCCAGCGACAGCGACTGGTCCTGGAGCATCGGCTACACCCGCACCAACGCCGAGGAAGTGTCCGCGCTGACCAGCTCCACCGCCGGCTCGGGTTACGGTTCGCAGTATGGCTTCAGCATCAACGAGCCCACCAGCTCCACGGCGCGCTATGAGATCAAGGACCGCTTCAGCGGTTCGGTGAACTGGTCGCACAAGTTCTTCGGCGACTACGCGACCCAGGTCGGCCTGTTCTACGAAGGCCGCAGCGGCCGTCCGTATAGCTACATCTTCACGGGCGACGCCAATGGCGACAACCGTACCTTCAACGACCTGTTCTACGTGCCGGCGGGCCCGGGCGACGTGCTGTTCGGCAGCCTGAGCGCGACCGGTCAGTTCACGGCTGATCCGGTAATGGAAGCCCGCTTCTGGGAATGGCTGTCGACCCAGGAAGGCCTGAGTCGCTACAAGGGCAGTTATGCGCCGGAGAACGGCTTCACCACCGGTTGGGTGAACACGTTCGACATCCGTATCAGCCAGGAGCTCCCCGGCTTCTTCAAGGGTCACAAGTCGAAGGTTTGGCTGGACATCCAGAACGTCGGCAACCTGATCAACAAGGACTGGGGCCACGTCATCGACTACGGCTTCAACGCCAACAATGCGGTGGCGAGCCTGCAGGGCATCTACAACGGCCAGTACGTCTACGGCTACCGTGGCAACCTCAACGGCGTGCCGGAGTTCGGCCAGTCGACGGCCCTGGGCCTGCCGACCAATGCGGACAGCCAGACCAACGGTATCTCGCAGTGGTCGCTGCAGGTGGGCCTGAAGTACGAGTTCTGATCCAGCGACTCGCACCATGCGTGAAATCGAACGGCCGGGGAAACCCGGCCGTTCTTTTTTGGGCGGACTCCTCTTGCCTGCGGGACTGCGCTAAAGTCCCGCCCCTGACGACAGAAAACAGGAAGACCCATGAGCGAAACGGCATCGAGGGCGTTGCCGGTGCAGGACGCGCGGATCTACCCGCGCGGCGGACTGGACGTGCTTTCCCGCGCCGAAGTGGCGCGCCTGCGTGACGCCTCGAGCGGCGGCATGCATGAACTCTTGCGCCGTTGCGCACTGGCCGTGCTGACCAGTGGCAGCGCTTCGGACGATCCGCGCGCGGCGCGCGATCTCTACCCCGACTTCGACATCCAGGTCCTGCAGCAGGATCGTGGCGTGCGCATCGACCTGATCAATGCGCCGGCGATGGCCTTCGTCGATGGCGAGATCATCCGCGGCGTGGCCGAACTGCTGTTCGCCGTCGTGCGTGATCTGGCCTACACGGCGATCGAGCTGGGTCCGGAATATGCCGCCGACCTCGAGTCCTCGGCCGGCATCACCAATGCGGTGTTCGGCTTGCTGCGCAATGCGCGCATCCTCAAACCGACCGATCCGAACCTGGTCGTCTGCTGGGGTGGCCATTCGATCTCGCGCGACGAGTACCTCTACACCAAGCAGGTCGGCTACGAGCTCGGCCTGCGAGGCCTGGATATCTGCACGGGCTGCGGGCCGGGCGCGATGAAGGGACCGATGAAGGGCGCGACCATCGCGCACGCCAAGCAGCGCCGTGCGAAGACCCGCTACATCGGCGTGACCGAGCCGGGCATCATCGCCGCCGAATCGCCGAACCCGATCGTCAACCACCTGGTCATCATGCCGGACATCGAGAAGCGCCTGGAGGCCTTCGTCCGCATCGGCCACGGCATCCTGGTATTCCCCGGCGGCGTCGGCACCGCGGAAGAAATCCTCTACCTGCTCGGCATCTTGCTCCACCCCGAGAATGCGCACCTGCCGTTCCCGCTGATCCTCACCGGCCCGACCATCGCTGCGCCTTACTTCGAGCAGATCGATCGTTTCATCCGGCTGACGCTGGGCGATGAGGCTGCGGAGCGCTACGAGATCATCATCGGTGACCCGGTGGCGGTCGCGAAGAAGATGGTCGCGGGCATCCGTCGTGTGCGCGAGTACCGCATCGAGCACAAGGATTCGTTCTTCTTCAACTGGGCCGTCCAGATTCCCGAGGACTACCAGCAGCCTTTCATCCCGTCGCACGAAGCGATGGCGGCGCTGCAGCTGCGTCCGGGCCGCGCTGTCCACGACCTGGCGGCGGACCTGCGCCGTGCTTTCTCCGGCATTGTGGCGGGCAACGTGAAGGAGGACGGCATGCGCCGGATCGAAGAGTTCGGCCCCTTCGAAATCCATGGCGACCCCGCGATGATGCAGGCGCTCGATGCGTTGCTGCGCGCCTTTGTCGAACAGCGGCGCATGAAGATCGCGGGCGAGTACAAGCCCTGTTACCGCGTGGTGACCTGAGTCACTGCATCGGCAGGCGAAGGACAGCGGTGTAACGGCCGTCCTTCGCCTGGGTCTCCACGCTACCGCGCCCCTGGGTCATGGCTTGGATCCGCGCCCTGACGGAACTGAGCCCCACCTGGTGTCCGGCCGTGGGGCGCACGGGCGAGGCGGGCAATCCGTTGGCTACCGTGATCTGCACGAAGCCTGCCGCTTCGGCGACCTCGACGCTGACATCGCCCCCGCTGGCCGCCGGCTCTACGCCGTGCCGGATTGCGTTCTCGACCAGGGGTTGGATCGAAAGGGCGGGTACCACCAAGGACGGCAAGACGTCCGGGAGCTGCCATTCCACCCGCAGTCGAGTGCCGAATCGCAGGCCTTCGATTTCCAGATAGCGACGCACCAGCGATAGTTCGTCCGCCAGGCTGATTTCGCGCGGCCCGGCGAGCGCCGCACGGAACAGGTCCGACAGATCCAGCAGCAATCGTTCGGCTTCTTCCGGGCGCTGGTGCACCAGCGCCGCGCCCGTATTGAGTGTGTTGAACAGGAAGTGGGGGCGGATGCGGGCTTGCAGGGCTTCCAGCTCGGAGTGCGCGACGCGGACGGCCAGTTGGCGTGCGCGCCAATGGTTCTGGAACGCCGCCAACCCCAGCGCCCCTACGGTCAGCGCCAAGGCGGTGAGCCGCACCAGCCATCGCAGCCGCTCGGCCTGGTCCATGGGCCAGAGATCAGCCAAGAGCCATGTGCTCAATCCAAAGACCAGCCAGGTGGACACGACGAGCAGGATCAGTGCGACATAGGCCACGCTCGCCGGGCGCCAGGAGGAGAGAGGGCGTCGCAAGGTGTAGAGCGCGCCAAGCGTGGTCAGCAGGATCCACTGGATAGCCAGCGAACCCACCCCGAAGTGGATCCACCGATTTCCATCGCCGGCTGGGGCCAAGGCCAGGATGGCCGCCAGACCCTCCCCCGCCAGCAGGACCCACACCACCACCGAGCTTTGCCACAAGGCGTCTAGAGGGGGAGCTGGGCGGGAGGGGGACATGCAGGGACCGGGCAGGGCGATGGCGCCCATGATGCATCGGCGAGTCCCGGGATGCAGCCGCCTGCCGCTGGCCCCCCCGGCCAGCCCGTCCATCGGTAAACCTCTGGCTGGTCGGGACGACGTGCCCTAGGGTAGCGGCACGTTAAAGGGGAAGCTGCGCATGCATCTGTGCACGTACACCGTCGGACCGGGCAGGGGGCGCATCGGCATGCCGTCCAGGCGTATGGCCTCGGGGTTCACGCTGGTGGAGCTCATCATCACGCTCGCGGTGCTGGCAGTGCTCATCGCCATGGCGGTGCCCAGCTTCACCGCGCTGATCAACTCCAATCGGCTCGCTGCTCAATCCAATGAGCTGGTGGCGGGCTTGCAGGAAGCGCGGCTGGAGGCGCTGCGTAGCAATCGACGCGTGACGGTGTGCAGAAGCACGGATGGAGCGACGTGTAATACCGCTGCAGGCGCAACCTGGACACGCTGGATCAGTTTCGTCGATACCAACGGCAACGCTGCCGTGGATGGCGGCGAGGTCTTGCTCCGCTCGAGCAGTATCAAAGCACCCCTCGAGGTCCGCAGCACCAATCAATCGCTGACGTTCCGTGCCGATGGCATGGTGCGCGTCAATGCCACGGGTGTATTGGTCAATAACACACTCAATGTCTGCATTCCCACCACGCAGCCGGCGCAGAACAAGCGCTCGGTCACGTTGGCGGGAGGCAGTCGAATCGCCGTCACAACGCCTGCGGGCACGGGCGCCTGCCCTTGAGGTCAAAGATGGAGCCACTTGAAATCATGAGTCTGCGTTCTGCACCCCCCCGTTCACAGCGAGGAGCTGGCCTCATTGAGGTGCTGGTTGCTGTGCTCGTCATGGGTATTGGCCTGCTAGGTGTGGCTGCCATGCAGGCGACAGCACTTCGCAACAACCAGAGCGCTC harbors:
- the grxD gene encoding Grx4 family monothiol glutaredoxin — translated: MPVMERIQAEVDGHPIVLFMKGTPQFPMCGFSSRAMQALREAGAEHLYTINVLEEPEIRANLPRFSNWPTFPQLFINGELIGGCDITLELHESGELQRIVAEALSP
- a CDS encoding YhgN family NAAT transporter translates to MTILSAAMLLFLILDPLGNIPVFLSVLKPLPTRRQRIVVVRELLIALAVLMLFLWCGKYALELMHLRQESVAIAGGIVLFLIGVRMIFPRPEGLMGETPGGEPFIVPLAIPLVAGPSGMAAVMLMGSSEPDRLGDWSLALLIAWAATAAILISATVLYKWLGRSVLTAIERLMGMLLVAISVQMVLDGVGTYLKLTPPNI
- a CDS encoding histidine kinase translates to MGAIALPGPCMSPSRPAPPLDALWQSSVVVWVLLAGEGLAAILALAPAGDGNRWIHFGVGSLAIQWILLTTLGALYTLRRPLSSWRPASVAYVALILLVVSTWLVFGLSTWLLADLWPMDQAERLRWLVRLTALALTVGALGLAAFQNHWRARQLAVRVAHSELEALQARIRPHFLFNTLNTGAALVHQRPEEAERLLLDLSDLFRAALAGPREISLADELSLVRRYLEIEGLRFGTRLRVEWQLPDVLPSLVVPALSIQPLVENAIRHGVEPAASGGDVSVEVAEAAGFVQITVANGLPASPVRPTAGHQVGLSSVRARIQAMTQGRGSVETQAKDGRYTAVLRLPMQ
- a CDS encoding Fe-Mn family superoxide dismutase, yielding MAIELPPLPYDRTALEPHISGETIDFHYGKHHKTYVDNLNKLIEGTELADASLEEIVRKAQGGMFNNAAQVWNHTFYWNCLKPNGGGEPTGKLAELINKTFGDFAKFKEEFTKTAIGTFGSGWGWLVQRPDGSLALASTSNAATPLTGEDKPLLTIDVWEHAYYIDYRNARPKYVESFWALVNWDFVAGNLR
- a CDS encoding SDR family NAD(P)-dependent oxidoreductase; translation: MSLIGLPTRAPRALDQRVILVSGAHGGLGSAAAVACAQAGATVVLLGRKVPKLNRVYDAVAQAGAEPLLYPLDLEGATPDDYAELADRLRAELGRLDGVLHCAVEFKGLTPLEHTDPAAFARVVHINLTAPWWLSQACLPLLRQSQDAALVFALDDLERVRQPYWGAYGIAEHGLAAMVGMLHAELASSSVRVSALQPGPMRTGLRSRAYADDTDLQAREAADYAGACVTLLSSAGAAHRGQVWKVRA
- a CDS encoding 5-(carboxyamino)imidazole ribonucleotide synthase, translating into MTTVGILGGGQLARMLALSGAPLGLRFLVMDTAPDACAGQFAPLLVGDYRDEAALAEFASKVDVATFDFENVPAESAEWLAQRVPVFPNPRALAVAQDRLVEKTLFRELGIPVGAFADVASYEQLREEVERLGGACILKTRRLGYDGKGQFRLRSVGDVDAAWEALGTQAETVGLIVEAFIPFERELSVVAVRGRDGEFRTWPLTENWHVDGVLSASLAPARIDEALAHAAREHARKLAEALDYVGVFALELFHRDGQWLANEMAPRVHNSGHWTIEGAETSQFQNHLRAVLGLPLGDTRVLGHACMLNWIGEMPAAAPVLQEAGGHWHDYGKESRGGRKVGHATVRADDAEALAHALARIGVGLARQAQVAPVIARLTD
- a CDS encoding TonB-dependent receptor, with the protein product MNQSRRLRMSKLSLGLVAALAAAPAFAQSTSAGVGGLVTDNGGQPVVGAEVTITHVESGTVSRATTDASGRYTARGLRVGGPYQVTITKSGSGTKTEDNVFLTLNQVNTVNAALTGDLTTLETVTAVGFAGGSEVFSATKMGSGTSVDRVTIENLPSVNGNIQDYMRLDPRVTFSDRASGSITAGGQNPRFNKITIDGVSASDTFGLEGNNMPTQRQPVSMEAIEAIDINLSNYDVTMSGAAGANVNAVTKSGTNEFHGSVYGTYRDGDWFGDYPARVAGATIDVTGLPFDEYDDEKTWGITLGGPIIKDKLFFFANYEKFKQTNIGPAGKTLGTNPLSSGGADFDAADVAEVQRIARDVWGFDAGDLSGGGDTELEEYALKLDWNISDAHRASLRYSKLEQNRIRPEASTASVLALSSNWFNHVKTVESYVGQLFSDWSETFSTEFKVSYRDYSAVRVSPTNAPTIQVYFDDGITTNGNNNPIGTNSNSFAGLDAIRLGTERSSPGNALLTETWNYFGAATWTLGDHDLKFGAEYSENEIYNFFLQDSWGNYSFYVPLVNGASDFSNLINGRYFDYDLQTNPTDPDAIAARYKNKSLGFFVQDTWYVTPNLTLTLGVRADKPEASPNPPFNECFAAAPGTANAACTGGTYTGGFGIANNNTYNGDYIIQPRFGFNYTFDWERPAQLRGGVGLFQGDAPQVWVGNAYSSTGMNYISYQNYTNPTLVPFSPDGLNQNVPAGGAGVRNVNAISDDFELPSVWKANLAIDVETPWNGVVASAELLLTDVKNGLFYRTLNVGPGYIGPDGRVLYWNPNSARPFGNTSAGTGALAPNGARTGRNTYFGDVFLLENTNKGKGQQLTVSLTKPFSSDSDWSWSIGYTRTNAEEVSALTSSTAGSGYGSQYGFSINEPTSSTARYEIKDRFSGSVNWSHKFFGDYATQVGLFYEGRSGRPYSYIFTGDANGDNRTFNDLFYVPAGPGDVLFGSLSATGQFTADPVMEARFWEWLSTQEGLSRYKGSYAPENGFTTGWVNTFDIRISQELPGFFKGHKSKVWLDIQNVGNLINKDWGHVIDYGFNANNAVASLQGIYNGQYVYGYRGNLNGVPEFGQSTALGLPTNADSQTNGISQWSLQVGLKYEF
- a CDS encoding GspH/FimT family pseudopilin: MHLCTYTVGPGRGRIGMPSRRMASGFTLVELIITLAVLAVLIAMAVPSFTALINSNRLAAQSNELVAGLQEARLEALRSNRRVTVCRSTDGATCNTAAGATWTRWISFVDTNGNAAVDGGEVLLRSSSIKAPLEVRSTNQSLTFRADGMVRVNATGVLVNNTLNVCIPTTQPAQNKRSVTLAGGSRIAVTTPAGTGACP
- the ppnN gene encoding nucleotide 5'-monophosphate nucleosidase PpnN: MSETASRALPVQDARIYPRGGLDVLSRAEVARLRDASSGGMHELLRRCALAVLTSGSASDDPRAARDLYPDFDIQVLQQDRGVRIDLINAPAMAFVDGEIIRGVAELLFAVVRDLAYTAIELGPEYAADLESSAGITNAVFGLLRNARILKPTDPNLVVCWGGHSISRDEYLYTKQVGYELGLRGLDICTGCGPGAMKGPMKGATIAHAKQRRAKTRYIGVTEPGIIAAESPNPIVNHLVIMPDIEKRLEAFVRIGHGILVFPGGVGTAEEILYLLGILLHPENAHLPFPLILTGPTIAAPYFEQIDRFIRLTLGDEAAERYEIIIGDPVAVAKKMVAGIRRVREYRIEHKDSFFFNWAVQIPEDYQQPFIPSHEAMAALQLRPGRAVHDLAADLRRAFSGIVAGNVKEDGMRRIEEFGPFEIHGDPAMMQALDALLRAFVEQRRMKIAGEYKPCYRVVT